In Anaerobacillus isosaccharinicus, one genomic interval encodes:
- a CDS encoding heteromeric transposase endonuclease subunit TnsA, producing MAKRSRTNAVEKRLNDGRGLGIGIDYKPWLKIQDVSSQGRSTRLKGIKVPRQFEFLSDLERNYFYLLEYSDYVVDIREQYPLLPIEETLLIAEELGITHPRDPKTKEPIVMTTDFVSTKQVNGKQINYARTVKPKSDLADKRVLEKFEIERAYWELREIDWGIVTEEEIDKTMALNIGFVHSYKELSHFEGFEYITEDQLEDLSVVYVSRMLQVTNSIREISQQFERDFDLISGSGISIFKYLIINKVIDVNLLEKLDVNQIISIQTIRKDFSEKVRAI from the coding sequence GTGGCTAAACGTAGCAGAACTAATGCTGTAGAAAAGAGACTTAATGACGGCCGGGGTCTAGGAATAGGTATAGATTATAAACCATGGCTTAAAATTCAAGATGTATCATCGCAAGGTAGGTCGACAAGGCTAAAAGGCATTAAGGTACCGCGCCAGTTTGAGTTTCTATCAGATTTGGAACGAAACTACTTTTATTTATTGGAATATTCCGACTATGTAGTAGATATACGTGAGCAGTATCCACTACTCCCTATTGAAGAAACATTATTAATTGCAGAAGAATTAGGTATTACTCATCCTAGAGATCCGAAAACGAAAGAACCTATTGTAATGACAACTGACTTTGTGTCGACTAAGCAAGTAAATGGAAAGCAAATAAACTACGCACGAACAGTTAAACCAAAAAGTGATTTAGCAGATAAGCGTGTACTTGAAAAGTTTGAGATAGAACGTGCTTATTGGGAGCTACGAGAGATAGACTGGGGAATCGTAACGGAAGAAGAAATTGATAAAACAATGGCTCTTAATATAGGCTTCGTGCATTCATATAAAGAACTTAGTCATTTCGAAGGATTTGAATATATCACTGAAGATCAGTTAGAAGATTTAAGCGTTGTCTACGTTTCTAGAATGCTACAAGTTACAAATTCGATTCGGGAGATTTCGCAACAGTTTGAACGTGACTTTGATTTAATTTCTGGAAGTGGCATCAGCATTTTTAAGTATTTGATTATTAATAAAGTTATCGACGTTAATCTATTAGAAAAGTTAGATGTAAATCAAATTATTTCAATTCAAACAATTAGAAAGGACTTTTCAGAGAAGGTGAGAGCAATATGA
- a CDS encoding Mu transposase C-terminal domain-containing protein: MIFINQVYQYINKEEKNRIRIIDIDEPIVYYVELHGDTAMPKRFALANLEAEIQGQVLLSIPDPYAKSYSDKDLTSKQIEKRDADWQVVNDYWEVNKHQLLEKKTRENIFIEIADKTNISKLKIKRIFTRFWQRGLNKNALLPDYMHSGGKGKERDLSNSKVGRPRKFNLADDGQQGINFTDEVKKQFAYVIKKYYRQKNQITLAETYDYLLREFYSDKYQENNEVKFNVWDASRVPTYNQFYYWFKKYEDPQLDIVMRKSSKEYDLKHRPILNNSTNETDGPGTRFQIDATIADIYLISSFDRTLIIGRPIVYAVIDVYSRLITGIYVGLEGPSWIGAMMALDNMMINKVEYCSQFGIPIEDGQWPARHLPEIIIADRGEFEGYSVENLINNLNIKIENTSAYRGDLKGIVERQFRTINGKVKRKTPGAIQKEFRERGDRDYRLDATLNLQEFTKVVIHLVLNHNEKIIDKYPLEKGMITSGLTATPINLWNWGIANKKGHLQTITNRSVFRLNVLPKGNARITRAGLKFKNLFYGSEKAMTEQWYVKNKNTSIEIVYDPRDMNQIYIPHVDGRNFDSCYLLSTSEQYKGDTLEEIQFYQEMLQELKAKQVSEQRENAINADVAIEEIVKLAMKEKKKVEQRHINKSEKLKNIRVNRQAEKTINREIEKFDLNPTVPSEKADVIDFGTKEKLNEKPAQTNNSRLFEKLRKKRDEEFERE, from the coding sequence ATGATTTTTATTAATCAAGTATATCAATATATCAATAAAGAAGAGAAAAATCGGATACGAATTATCGATATAGACGAACCGATTGTTTATTATGTAGAACTTCATGGAGATACAGCAATGCCTAAAAGATTTGCACTTGCTAACTTGGAAGCAGAAATACAGGGACAAGTCTTGCTTTCAATCCCTGATCCATATGCAAAAAGTTATTCGGATAAGGATTTAACATCGAAACAGATTGAAAAGAGAGATGCGGACTGGCAAGTTGTGAATGATTACTGGGAAGTAAACAAACATCAATTGCTAGAAAAAAAAACACGTGAAAATATATTTATAGAAATAGCAGACAAAACAAATATAAGTAAGTTGAAAATCAAACGCATCTTTACTCGCTTTTGGCAGCGTGGCTTAAATAAGAATGCACTTCTTCCAGACTATATGCACTCTGGTGGAAAAGGAAAAGAAAGGGACCTTTCAAATTCAAAAGTTGGACGACCTCGGAAATTTAACTTAGCAGATGATGGACAACAAGGTATCAATTTTACTGATGAAGTTAAAAAGCAATTTGCTTATGTAATTAAGAAGTACTATCGTCAAAAAAATCAAATTACATTAGCTGAAACATACGATTATCTATTAAGAGAATTTTATTCAGATAAGTATCAAGAAAATAACGAAGTAAAATTTAACGTTTGGGATGCTTCCAGGGTTCCTACTTACAATCAATTTTATTATTGGTTCAAGAAGTATGAAGATCCACAATTGGATATTGTTATGAGAAAGAGTTCAAAGGAATACGACTTAAAACATCGTCCAATCCTAAACAATTCTACAAATGAAACAGATGGTCCTGGGACTCGTTTTCAAATTGATGCCACAATCGCTGATATTTATTTAATTAGCTCATTTGACCGGACATTAATTATAGGTCGTCCAATTGTCTATGCAGTCATTGATGTCTACTCTCGTTTAATTACAGGGATCTATGTTGGTTTGGAAGGACCTTCTTGGATAGGTGCTATGATGGCACTAGATAATATGATGATAAACAAAGTTGAGTATTGCAGCCAATTTGGAATTCCAATTGAAGATGGACAATGGCCAGCTAGGCATTTACCAGAAATAATCATTGCAGATCGCGGAGAGTTTGAAGGATATTCAGTAGAAAATTTAATCAATAACCTAAACATTAAAATTGAGAACACATCTGCTTATAGAGGAGATTTAAAAGGGATCGTGGAGCGTCAATTTCGAACAATTAACGGTAAGGTTAAACGTAAAACGCCTGGTGCGATTCAAAAAGAATTCCGTGAACGAGGAGATCGTGATTATCGTTTAGATGCGACCTTGAACTTACAAGAGTTCACAAAAGTTGTTATTCATCTTGTGTTAAACCATAACGAAAAAATTATCGATAAGTATCCACTTGAAAAAGGAATGATTACTAGCGGATTAACTGCAACGCCAATTAATCTTTGGAACTGGGGTATCGCAAATAAGAAAGGTCACTTACAAACTATAACAAATAGAAGTGTATTTAGGTTAAACGTATTACCTAAAGGAAATGCAAGGATTACAAGGGCTGGTCTTAAATTTAAAAACCTGTTCTATGGCTCAGAAAAAGCAATGACAGAACAATGGTATGTAAAAAATAAAAATACAAGCATTGAGATTGTTTATGATCCACGAGACATGAATCAAATCTATATCCCGCATGTAGATGGCAGAAATTTCGATTCGTGTTACTTACTTAGCACTAGCGAACAATATAAAGGTGATACGTTAGAAGAAATTCAGTTCTATCAGGAGATGTTGCAAGAACTTAAAGCGAAACAAGTATCTGAACAACGTGAGAATGCTATAAATGCAGATGTCGCTATCGAAGAAATTGTGAAGTTGGCAATGAAGGAAAAGAAAAAAGTTGAACAACGACACATTAATAAATCTGAAAAGTTAAAAAACATTCGTGTGAATAGACAGGCTGAAAAAACGATAAATAGAGAAATTGAAAAATTTGATTTAAATCCAACTGTTCCATCTGAAAAAGCTGATGTGATTGACTTTGGTACGAAAGAAAAATTGAATGAGAAACCAGCTCAGACAAACAATTCACGCCTGTTTGAAAAATTGAGAAAGAAAAGAGATGAGGAATTTGAAAGAGAATGA
- a CDS encoding ATP-binding protein, with translation MRNLKENESIVVLKGDFETAQYKSQSLSEYQHNPFIEALPPIFDEDDVMERFMVTPRITKQDKELEPNIRYHTLKRVKNFIQPLPIHFLVERRLSTLIRRGYLARNPLDKTFLERIRVLNELQSEEESSIKSIDERLNHIRSTADSLSIIGISGIGKTTAIERLLLLYPQVINHQEYNSQSFNRTQIVWLKIDCPYDGNLSTLCKSFFKAIDGLLGTRYLEKFGYLNRVTSTMLLHMTSLASMYGIGVLVIDEIQHLLHSKNDQEEMLNFFVTLSNTVGIPTVLIGTSKAQKLFKGNFRQARRAASDGSIIWDRMAEDSEEWQFFLETLWELQCLKTRSDLTEEVKEAFYYECQGITAVAVNLFILAQERALFDEDNPNEIITKQVLKKTAKEDMQTIQPMMKAIRTNNFADMMKYEDIMINLDEVMLNHRRNTEITGRIQEAFKERQNTIDFKRQNTVESLVVELCSLGIFDVLKEAAIKKLVQGIVERQPLETDYNILKAEALQEALTLNQQEKEQRNKPRAKIVDVLPLLTFRQKALDKQKHPYELLKASGYIKNPLEEFY, from the coding sequence ATGAGGAATTTGAAAGAGAATGAAAGTATTGTAGTCCTCAAAGGTGATTTTGAAACTGCACAATATAAATCTCAGTCACTTTCTGAATACCAACATAATCCTTTTATAGAGGCACTTCCTCCGATTTTTGATGAGGATGATGTGATGGAACGGTTTATGGTAACACCGCGGATTACAAAGCAAGATAAAGAGCTGGAACCTAATATTCGTTACCATACCTTAAAGCGAGTAAAAAACTTCATTCAGCCTTTGCCAATTCATTTTTTGGTTGAGCGCAGATTGTCTACGCTTATTAGGCGAGGTTACTTAGCAAGAAATCCATTAGATAAAACATTTCTTGAACGTATCCGTGTATTGAATGAGCTTCAGTCAGAAGAGGAAAGTTCAATCAAAAGTATTGATGAGAGACTCAATCATATTCGTTCAACGGCAGATAGCTTATCTATTATTGGTATTTCTGGTATTGGTAAAACAACAGCGATTGAACGACTCCTGCTCTTGTATCCGCAAGTTATTAATCATCAAGAATATAATAGTCAGTCCTTTAATCGCACGCAAATTGTATGGTTGAAAATAGATTGTCCATACGATGGAAACCTTTCGACGTTATGTAAAAGCTTTTTTAAAGCAATCGATGGATTACTAGGTACTCGTTATCTTGAGAAATTTGGATATTTAAACCGTGTGACATCTACTATGCTTTTGCATATGACATCGTTAGCAAGCATGTATGGCATTGGCGTTTTAGTCATTGATGAGATCCAGCACTTACTACATTCTAAAAATGATCAAGAAGAAATGCTAAACTTCTTTGTCACACTGTCTAATACAGTTGGTATCCCAACGGTCCTAATCGGTACTTCCAAAGCGCAAAAGCTATTTAAAGGGAATTTTAGACAAGCAAGACGAGCGGCAAGTGATGGGTCAATTATTTGGGATCGCATGGCTGAGGACAGTGAGGAATGGCAGTTCTTTTTAGAAACACTATGGGAATTGCAGTGCTTAAAAACACGTTCTGATCTCACTGAGGAAGTAAAAGAGGCATTTTATTATGAATGCCAAGGGATTACAGCCGTTGCTGTAAACTTGTTTATTTTAGCGCAGGAACGAGCGTTATTTGATGAAGATAATCCGAATGAAATCATCACTAAGCAAGTTCTAAAAAAGACCGCTAAAGAAGATATGCAAACGATTCAACCAATGATGAAAGCGATTCGTACTAACAATTTTGCTGACATGATGAAATATGAAGATATCATGATTAACTTAGATGAAGTGATGCTGAATCATAGAAGAAATACAGAAATTACAGGTCGTATTCAAGAAGCGTTTAAGGAAAGACAGAATACGATTGATTTCAAACGTCAAAATACAGTAGAAAGTTTAGTTGTGGAATTATGTTCACTAGGCATTTTCGATGTCTTAAAAGAGGCAGCTATTAAGAAGTTAGTTCAAGGAATTGTTGAAAGGCAACCGTTGGAGACTGATTATAATATTCTAAAAGCTGAAGCTCTCCAAGAGGCACTTACATTGAATCAGCAGGAGAAGGAACAAAGAAATAAACCGAGAGCTAAAATCGTAGATGTATTGCCATTATTAACATTTAGACAAAAGGCATTGGACAAGCAAAAGCACCCGTATGAATTGTTGAAAGCAAGTGGATACATTAAAAATCCATTGGAGGAATTCTATTAG
- a CDS encoding TnsD family Tn7-like transposition protein encodes MLPFFTEPYPDELIYSAIARYHFYSGNLDCKDTLEEVFQSRTVIPSLEIGSHFTNLVTQIGTNYSVEKLVSEHTIYPYYAPLLTSMRQQQIMQDVIGDGKGLYARLGMVAGGICKKDGLYYCSQCSKNDIERFGEPYIHREHQLQGINLCAHHSLHLKKYPIDFTISSRIEFIRFEHKKMDLSVLQGGQEKYSDLEVQLARMAYKFLKVNISKFSREKIVNKYRALLRERGYITTANHVRQQDLHKDFLKKIPNDFLETYDSFLDIDDEYNWLKVLTRNIKRHVHPIRHLYFLCFLEQDIERFLEEVTEDQGPFGTGPWPCLNKAANHYKRPVIKKVTVTRDYKSKAPIGTFECTCGFVYARKGPDQFANDLYHIGRIKVFGNVWKAKLIELEAEQTYSIRALAKMLGVDSKTIKKYLQSEEDKSKSSMDSTSQLELPRQIVLNGINSHPDHSRTAIRKLFPKEYMYLYRYDKEWLLERLPNKKAPVQSKGKIDWYVRDLEYMNKMKALHNELISLEKPVRITKSLIGKRLGIVANLENHLDKLSLTATYLNKICESVQAFQIRRCCKIINRMIKNEEPVLLWKVQRLGGVKSHHFHEIKSILESYLCQRQEVDCHDQTTS; translated from the coding sequence ATGCTACCATTCTTTACAGAGCCATATCCAGATGAATTGATTTACTCAGCAATTGCACGTTATCACTTTTACAGTGGGAATCTTGACTGCAAAGATACGTTGGAAGAAGTATTTCAAAGTCGAACTGTAATACCAAGTTTAGAGATTGGTAGCCATTTTACTAACCTCGTTACTCAAATAGGTACAAACTATTCCGTAGAAAAATTAGTATCTGAACATACGATTTATCCTTACTATGCCCCACTTTTAACAAGTATGAGACAACAGCAAATTATGCAAGATGTTATAGGCGATGGAAAAGGGCTATATGCCAGGTTAGGTATGGTTGCAGGTGGTATCTGTAAAAAAGATGGACTCTATTATTGCTCACAATGTTCAAAAAACGATATTGAACGTTTTGGCGAACCCTATATTCATAGAGAGCATCAACTTCAAGGAATTAATTTATGTGCTCATCATTCTCTACACCTAAAGAAATACCCAATCGATTTTACGATAAGTAGTAGAATTGAATTTATTCGATTTGAGCATAAAAAAATGGATTTATCTGTGTTACAAGGTGGACAGGAAAAGTATAGTGATCTTGAAGTACAGTTAGCACGGATGGCATATAAGTTCTTAAAGGTGAATATTAGCAAGTTCTCAAGAGAAAAAATCGTTAATAAATATCGTGCATTACTTCGTGAAAGAGGCTATATCACGACCGCAAATCATGTGAGACAACAGGATTTGCACAAAGATTTTTTAAAAAAGATACCTAATGATTTTCTGGAAACGTACGATTCGTTTTTGGATATAGATGATGAATATAACTGGTTGAAAGTATTGACTAGGAATATAAAGCGTCATGTACATCCTATACGTCACTTATATTTTCTTTGTTTTTTAGAACAAGACATTGAACGTTTTCTTGAGGAAGTAACGGAAGATCAAGGACCTTTCGGAACTGGACCGTGGCCTTGTTTAAATAAAGCTGCTAATCACTATAAACGACCGGTGATTAAAAAGGTAACTGTTACAAGAGATTATAAATCCAAGGCTCCTATTGGTACGTTTGAATGTACATGTGGTTTTGTTTACGCGAGGAAAGGTCCTGATCAGTTTGCTAACGATCTATATCATATCGGCCGAATCAAAGTTTTTGGTAACGTATGGAAAGCTAAATTAATAGAATTAGAGGCGGAACAAACATATAGCATAAGAGCATTAGCAAAAATGTTGGGTGTGGATTCTAAAACAATAAAGAAGTATTTGCAATCAGAGGAGGATAAATCTAAATCTAGTATGGATAGCACTTCACAATTAGAACTACCCCGACAAATCGTTTTGAATGGTATAAACTCACATCCTGATCATTCACGAACAGCTATTCGCAAGCTGTTTCCTAAGGAATACATGTATCTTTATCGTTACGATAAAGAATGGTTATTAGAACGACTGCCGAATAAAAAAGCTCCAGTTCAGTCAAAGGGAAAGATAGATTGGTACGTTCGAGATCTAGAGTATATGAATAAAATGAAAGCGCTTCATAATGAACTGATATCTTTAGAGAAGCCTGTTCGTATTACAAAATCGCTAATCGGAAAACGTCTTGGAATAGTAGCTAACTTAGAAAATCATCTTGATAAACTGTCTCTGACTGCGACCTATCTAAATAAAATATGTGAGTCGGTGCAAGCCTTTCAGATTAGGAGATGCTGTAAGATAATTAATCGAATGATTAAAAATGAAGAACCGGTATTGTTGTGGAAAGTACAGAGATTAGGTGGCGTGAAATCCCATCATTTTCATGAAATTAAATCGATATTGGAATCATATTTATGTCAAAGACAGGAAGTGGATTGCCATGACCAAACAACAAGTTAA
- a CDS encoding Tn7-like element transposition protein TnsE, whose product MTKQQVKIAWPYDKGEKAKLIWIGEPFPKDNKAMIYAYFRAGGRTEKVLMDWGTLPCLAIQHYYTDGIMTASQAPEGISEIDITIYPNDVKYYERSWTIQGSTDFAMSRSFVFSYNGKNVIMPVIEVVRSILAPNGFLLYRLLESNSFPLYFVETNTPQQIHLSFSSRYEKKYTQKQFVYQLAWLLSNRDVRSAFENIAFTWLQEQSIKFEWNFTQPITVSMRAKEIKNTLTVLEIISVKNKKIPYKSISISHPEIRDQEKSNDPKKYTYRHLSKGQGEDGFTLDEEVDGATEDFDLVQMNQLQHEYSSTPKIERIKGKPTKQRTNEDENTKKYFIDDDSIRSTADSGGQQLARGLEHQMLDEVRAQGELQDFINVLKLMEQYPRIGTIQVIMDVLPDGHGERRFTKLSDNVTKRRYVIAEVYLGNGKQFNVIEIERENRSLSMLILSSSAIHDWKPIYDRLLVNLVNDSGTWTSKSLKNIENQGITVMKAKHSSKGVQHRAEVLLNKLVY is encoded by the coding sequence ATGACCAAACAACAAGTTAAAATCGCATGGCCTTATGATAAAGGTGAGAAAGCTAAACTAATTTGGATTGGGGAACCATTTCCAAAAGACAACAAAGCGATGATTTATGCTTATTTTCGTGCAGGTGGGCGCACAGAAAAAGTGCTGATGGATTGGGGGACATTGCCTTGTCTGGCTATTCAACACTACTACACAGATGGAATTATGACTGCTAGTCAGGCTCCGGAAGGCATAAGTGAAATAGATATAACCATCTATCCTAATGATGTAAAATATTATGAAAGGTCTTGGACTATTCAAGGTAGTACTGATTTTGCAATGTCTCGAAGTTTTGTATTTTCTTACAACGGCAAAAACGTAATAATGCCAGTTATAGAGGTTGTTCGTAGTATTCTTGCTCCAAACGGCTTCTTGCTATACCGATTGCTTGAGTCTAACTCATTTCCCTTATATTTTGTCGAAACCAATACTCCTCAGCAAATACATCTTAGCTTTTCTTCACGTTATGAAAAGAAGTATACACAAAAACAGTTTGTGTACCAATTAGCGTGGTTGTTATCAAACAGAGATGTACGGTCGGCTTTTGAAAATATAGCGTTCACTTGGCTTCAAGAGCAGTCAATAAAGTTTGAATGGAATTTTACTCAGCCAATTACAGTATCTATGAGAGCAAAAGAGATAAAAAATACCCTAACAGTTTTAGAAATCATAAGTGTGAAGAATAAAAAGATTCCATATAAGTCAATTTCAATTTCACATCCAGAAATACGCGATCAGGAGAAATCGAATGATCCTAAAAAGTACACGTATCGTCATCTTAGTAAAGGTCAAGGAGAAGACGGATTTACTCTTGATGAAGAAGTAGACGGCGCAACAGAAGACTTTGACCTTGTTCAAATGAACCAATTACAACACGAGTATTCATCTACTCCGAAAATTGAACGAATTAAAGGTAAACCAACAAAGCAAAGGACGAACGAAGATGAAAACACGAAAAAATATTTTATTGATGATGATTCAATTCGTTCAACTGCGGACAGTGGAGGCCAGCAATTAGCACGAGGTTTGGAGCATCAAATGCTTGATGAAGTTCGGGCACAAGGTGAGTTGCAAGATTTTATTAATGTACTAAAACTGATGGAGCAGTATCCCAGAATAGGCACAATACAAGTAATTATGGATGTGTTGCCAGATGGTCATGGAGAACGTAGATTTACGAAATTGAGTGATAATGTCACTAAACGGCGTTATGTAATTGCTGAAGTGTATTTGGGGAATGGAAAACAATTTAACGTTATAGAAATTGAACGGGAAAATCGTTCCTTGTCGATGTTAATCTTATCATCATCTGCAATCCATGATTGGAAACCTATTTATGATCGACTACTTGTAAATCTTGTGAATGATAGTGGTACATGGACAAGTAAGTCATTGAAGAATATTGAAAATCAAGGCATTACAGTAATGAAAGCTAAACACAGCTCTAAAGGCGTTCAGCATAGGGCAGAGGTTTTATTGAATAAATTAGTTTACTAG
- a CDS encoding DDE-type integrase/transposase/recombinase, producing MLPQIITYLLTFINYQEQVIRTLLTLLIGKSMFDKPTEAPVNKPYRKLQVDDLPIIEVPKKLDFQVLLTEHLESKGKPLKPVQRRSNSTPVPSSMKCPTCGAPAEYLYANNGAKGQYQCKVCSCLFSEKNRYLKEAILKCPHCSKTLEKVKERKDFHVYKCKNDACSYYQQKRNAMTQKEKNRFKEDPQAFKLRYIYRQFHIDFQPLAKHSPKRPRVDLSRIYVSPHTLGLILTYHVNYGLSARKTAALMKDVHGVSISHQSILNYENSVALWLKPYIDHYPYELSDQFCGDETYIRVNGRWHYLFFFFDAVKKVILSYPVSPNRDTATAIKAIDEVLLKLRKIPENLTFVVDGNPIYLLAQHFYAQHQIPFEVIQVIGLTNEDEVSKEYRPLKQIIERLNRTFKGNYRSTHGFGSEHGSVSFVTLFVAYFNFLRPHSALEGKVPVTLPELEKLPNMPARWTTLIGLAQDWISKQTA from the coding sequence TTGTTACCTCAAATTATAACCTATTTACTTACCTTTATAAACTACCAAGAACAAGTAATTCGAACGCTCCTTACCCTTTTAATCGGGAAGAGCATGTTTGATAAACCGACTGAGGCTCCAGTTAATAAACCTTATCGCAAGCTTCAAGTTGATGATCTACCGATCATTGAAGTTCCAAAAAAACTAGATTTTCAAGTTTTATTAACCGAGCATCTTGAGTCTAAAGGTAAACCTCTCAAACCAGTACAAAGACGGTCGAATTCAACACCCGTTCCTTCATCAATGAAATGTCCTACGTGTGGTGCTCCAGCTGAGTATTTATATGCGAACAATGGAGCGAAAGGACAATATCAATGTAAGGTGTGTTCGTGCCTTTTCAGTGAGAAAAATCGTTATCTCAAGGAAGCAATCCTGAAATGCCCTCACTGTTCAAAAACACTCGAAAAAGTGAAAGAAAGAAAAGACTTCCATGTGTACAAGTGTAAAAACGACGCTTGTTCTTATTACCAACAGAAACGTAATGCGATGACTCAAAAAGAGAAAAATCGGTTCAAAGAAGATCCTCAAGCCTTTAAACTTCGCTATATTTACCGCCAGTTTCACATTGATTTTCAACCATTAGCGAAGCATTCACCAAAGAGACCGAGAGTTGATCTATCAAGAATTTATGTGTCTCCACATACGCTTGGACTGATTTTGACTTATCACGTCAATTATGGACTTTCAGCCCGTAAAACAGCAGCGCTGATGAAAGACGTACATGGTGTTTCAATCTCTCATCAAAGCATTTTAAATTACGAAAATAGTGTGGCCTTGTGGTTGAAACCGTATATTGATCACTATCCTTATGAGCTTTCAGATCAATTCTGCGGTGACGAAACGTACATCCGTGTGAATGGCCGTTGGCATTACCTATTTTTCTTTTTTGATGCCGTAAAGAAAGTCATTCTCTCTTATCCTGTGTCACCTAACCGAGACACAGCTACAGCTATTAAAGCGATAGACGAAGTGTTGTTAAAGCTTAGGAAAATCCCAGAAAACCTAACTTTCGTTGTCGATGGCAATCCCATTTACTTATTAGCACAACACTTTTATGCCCAGCACCAAATCCCGTTTGAGGTCATTCAGGTAATTGGCTTAACGAACGAAGACGAGGTGTCAAAAGAATATCGACCTCTCAAACAAATTATCGAGCGGCTAAATCGTACCTTTAAAGGAAACTATCGATCCACTCATGGTTTCGGGTCAGAACATGGTTCTGTTTCTTTTGTGACCTTGTTCGTTGCTTACTTTAACTTTCTAAGACCACATTCAGCATTGGAAGGAAAAGTACCAGTAACACTTCCTGAGCTAGAAAAGCTTCCAAACATGCCAGCTAGATGGACAACTCTTATTGGTCTTGCCCAGGACTGGATAAGTAAGCAAACTGCCTAA
- a CDS encoding Shedu anti-phage system protein SduA domain-containing protein, with protein sequence MKLYERDYSKLNEEEIIEWNRVKESEKKGTLFGRINKFREYPKAARHYSTLFPNNYLDIQELKDENYIRGVANEFLNKLEEPNINEQQILDFINNNQHYVIIASIFKLYNFGHHDAYLFKEFPLGTSYRVDYLLVGKGSGGYEFIFIELEKSNKRIFIKSGDLGDTFNKGLRQISSWKRWCENHFLSLRETFDKCRSKHQDLPAEFISSDSTRRHYVVVAGRRTDFEKNKETTYAVRREKKRDEAIELLHYDNLYDFTLKISGNNSY encoded by the coding sequence ATGAAACTTTATGAAAGAGATTATTCTAAATTGAATGAGGAAGAAATTATCGAGTGGAATCGTGTAAAAGAATCTGAAAAGAAAGGGACTCTATTTGGGAGAATAAATAAATTCAGAGAATACCCCAAGGCAGCAAGACATTATTCAACACTTTTCCCTAACAATTATTTAGATATTCAAGAATTAAAAGATGAAAACTACATTAGAGGAGTTGCTAATGAATTTTTAAATAAACTTGAAGAACCAAACATAAATGAACAGCAAATTCTAGATTTCATTAATAATAACCAACACTATGTAATAATAGCTTCCATATTCAAGCTTTATAATTTTGGACATCATGATGCTTATCTATTTAAAGAGTTCCCCCTAGGTACTTCCTATAGAGTTGATTATCTTCTGGTTGGAAAAGGATCAGGTGGATATGAATTCATTTTTATAGAGTTAGAAAAATCTAATAAAAGAATTTTTATAAAAAGTGGTGATCTAGGTGACACATTCAACAAAGGCCTACGCCAAATATCTAGTTGGAAAAGATGGTGTGAAAATCACTTTTTAAGTTTGCGAGAAACTTTTGATAAATGTAGAAGCAAACATCAAGATCTACCAGCTGAATTTATATCTAGTGATTCTACTAGACGTCACTATGTCGTTGTCGCTGGCCGAAGAACAGATTTCGAAAAAAATAAAGAAACTACATATGCAGTAAGGCGCGAAAAGAAAAGAGATGAAGCAATTGAACTATTACACTATGATAATTTATATGATTTCACTTTAAAAATTAGCGGTAATAATTCTTATTGA